One genomic region from Sphingobacterium multivorum encodes:
- the folK gene encoding 2-amino-4-hydroxy-6-hydroxymethyldihydropteridine diphosphokinase has product MNQIYILLGTNLGDRFQQLDLARKQLETHVGAIIEASSIYETAAWGVEDQPPFLNQVVLVASRLQPLACLNLTQHIEQELGRVRIKKWGERVIDIDILYFNQEIIDLPSLQIPHPFIADRRFTLEPLVEIAPAYIHPVYKKNNVYLLNKCKDDLPVKKISDDEPYRY; this is encoded by the coding sequence ATGAATCAGATTTATATACTATTGGGCACTAACCTTGGGGATCGTTTTCAACAGCTTGATCTAGCGAGAAAACAACTTGAAACACATGTTGGAGCAATTATTGAAGCTTCTTCGATCTATGAAACAGCAGCCTGGGGAGTTGAAGACCAACCGCCCTTTTTAAATCAGGTCGTTTTAGTGGCATCCCGGTTACAGCCCTTAGCATGCTTAAACCTGACACAACACATCGAACAGGAATTAGGACGTGTCCGTATAAAAAAATGGGGTGAAAGAGTCATTGACATTGATATACTCTACTTTAACCAGGAAATTATCGATCTGCCTTCGTTGCAGATTCCACACCCTTTTATTGCTGATCGCAGGTTTACACTGGAGCCTTTAGTGGAAATAGCACCAGCCTATATCCATCCCGTTTACAAAAAAAATAACGTATATTTATTGAATAAATGCAAAGACGACTTACCTGTAAAGAAAATTAGCGACGATGAACCATATCGATATTGA
- the sppA gene encoding signal peptide peptidase SppA → MKSFFKYVLATITGIVISFVVLFIVLMGIIGAIISSASSDQEIVVKSNSVLYLSFDYDISERSEANPLGSLNLPGYSTKNIGLDDILARIKYAATDGNIKGIYLDASHIGVGFASLKEVRDELSAFKKTGKFVVAYNAGYDQKAYYVASTADKVYVNPQGTIDFKGLASSTMFYKDLLDKVGVEMQIVKVGTFKSAVEPFFLNKMSDPNRLQVTSYLGSIYSTFINEIAASRNIAADSLRAIANDYRVRDADDAVKYKLADAKLYKDELLSDLRKRLKISEKDEISFVSLLDYNKKLKDDASGSEVAVLYAAGEIVDGEGTGPGQIGGDKFSRELRKLREDDAVKAVVLRVNSPGGSALASDIIWREVILTKKVKPVIVSMGDLAASGGYYISAAADSIFAEPTTITGSIGVFGVIPNFQNLMNNKIGVHYDGVKTGKFADLMTSFDRPLTAEERDIIQREVDKVYGTFTKVVADGRKLSIADVDSIGQGRVWTGAQGVNNKLVDRLGNLDAAIQAAAKKAKLSNYKVSQYPEKEDPFTSILNNSKEKVQVWVAKEQMGEYYRYFDVVRKATAQMGVQARMPYSVEIH, encoded by the coding sequence ATGAAATCATTTTTTAAGTACGTACTGGCAACAATTACGGGGATTGTGATCTCTTTTGTTGTGTTGTTTATTGTTTTGATGGGGATTATTGGGGCCATCATCAGCTCGGCATCCTCGGATCAGGAGATTGTTGTTAAAAGCAACTCGGTTTTATACCTATCCTTTGATTATGATATTTCAGAGAGAAGCGAAGCGAATCCTTTGGGTAGTCTCAATCTTCCAGGTTATTCCACTAAAAATATTGGTCTAGACGATATTTTGGCGAGGATCAAGTATGCGGCGACGGATGGGAATATTAAAGGGATCTATTTAGATGCTAGTCATATCGGAGTTGGCTTTGCAAGTTTAAAGGAAGTGAGAGACGAACTTTCGGCTTTTAAGAAAACCGGGAAATTTGTTGTTGCTTATAATGCGGGGTATGACCAAAAGGCCTATTATGTAGCGAGCACCGCCGATAAGGTGTACGTTAATCCGCAAGGGACGATTGATTTTAAAGGTTTGGCAAGTTCTACGATGTTCTATAAAGACCTTTTGGACAAGGTTGGGGTGGAGATGCAAATTGTGAAGGTAGGTACATTTAAAAGTGCTGTTGAGCCTTTCTTTTTAAATAAAATGAGTGATCCCAATCGCTTGCAGGTAACATCATATTTGGGAAGTATATACAGTACCTTTATTAATGAAATAGCAGCGAGCAGAAATATTGCTGCCGATTCATTACGGGCTATTGCGAATGACTATCGTGTCCGGGATGCGGACGACGCGGTAAAATATAAGCTTGCAGATGCCAAGTTGTATAAAGACGAACTTTTATCGGATTTGAGAAAACGTTTGAAAATTTCGGAAAAGGATGAGATATCGTTTGTTTCCCTGTTGGATTATAATAAAAAGTTAAAAGATGATGCGAGCGGATCTGAAGTCGCGGTTCTCTATGCTGCTGGAGAAATTGTCGATGGTGAGGGAACAGGACCTGGTCAAATCGGTGGTGATAAATTCTCCCGCGAACTACGAAAATTAAGAGAAGATGATGCTGTTAAAGCTGTTGTTTTGCGTGTGAATTCACCAGGTGGATCTGCTTTAGCGTCCGATATTATTTGGCGGGAGGTTATTTTGACCAAGAAAGTGAAACCCGTAATCGTGTCGATGGGAGATTTAGCTGCATCAGGTGGGTATTATATCTCGGCGGCAGCAGATTCGATATTTGCTGAACCAACTACAATTACAGGATCTATTGGTGTATTTGGTGTGATTCCTAATTTCCAAAATCTGATGAACAATAAAATTGGAGTGCATTATGATGGTGTAAAGACGGGTAAGTTTGCTGATTTGATGACTTCTTTCGATCGGCCGTTGACAGCAGAAGAAAGGGATATCATCCAGCGGGAAGTGGATAAAGTATATGGTACATTTACTAAAGTTGTTGCAGACGGCCGTAAATTATCCATTGCTGATGTAGATAGTATTGGGCAGGGAAGAGTTTGGACCGGTGCGCAAGGTGTGAATAATAAATTGGTTGACCGTCTCGGAAATTTGGATGCCGCTATTCAGGCTGCCGCTAAAAAGGCCAAATTGAGTAACTATAAAGTGTCCCAGTATCCGGAGAAAGAAGATCCTTTTACGTCAATATTGAATAATTCGAAAGAAAAAGTCCAAGTTTGGGTTGCGAAAGAGCAAATGGGCGAATATTATCGTTATTTTGATGTCGTGAGAAAAGCTACAGCACAGATGGGGGTGCAGGCGAGAATGCCTTATAGCGTTGAGATTCACTAG